A single Kribbella aluminosa DNA region contains:
- a CDS encoding TetR/AcrR family transcriptional regulator, which translates to MPKVTEEHRLARRAQIVAAARTCVLEEGFHKTTMADVIRASGLSAGAVYGYFKSKEEIVAAIAEDALSAIDELFEKILASEGPLTPLTALEAALKHVVVIAERPGGDVTRVAVQAWAESLRNPAVKATAVDKYTQLREHFVAVARRAQADGTVDADADPAYIAQVLFGTLPGFIIQRLLIGDVTPESYTEGLRALLRS; encoded by the coding sequence GTGCCCAAGGTCACCGAGGAACACCGGCTGGCGCGCCGTGCGCAGATCGTCGCGGCGGCCCGTACCTGTGTGCTCGAGGAGGGCTTCCACAAGACGACGATGGCGGACGTGATCCGCGCGTCCGGGCTCTCCGCGGGCGCTGTCTACGGGTACTTCAAGAGCAAGGAGGAGATCGTCGCGGCGATCGCCGAGGACGCGCTGAGCGCGATCGACGAGCTGTTCGAGAAGATCCTCGCCTCCGAGGGTCCGCTGACTCCACTGACCGCGCTGGAGGCGGCACTCAAGCACGTCGTGGTGATCGCGGAACGGCCCGGCGGCGACGTCACCCGGGTGGCGGTGCAGGCCTGGGCCGAGTCGCTGCGAAACCCGGCGGTCAAGGCGACCGCGGTGGACAAGTACACGCAACTGCGCGAGCACTTCGTGGCCGTCGCCCGGCGCGCCCAGGCCGACGGCACGGTCGACGCCGACGCGGACCCGGCGTACATCGCGCAGGTCCTGTTCGGCACCCTGCCCGGGTTCATCATCCAGCGGCTGCTGATCGGGGACGTGACACCCGAGAGCTACACCGAGGGACTGCGGGCGCTGCTGCGTTCGTAG
- a CDS encoding ABC transporter ATP-binding protein has protein sequence MRKRTQEAVDGTGYSVVLQEVRRVYGRGGNAVTALNGISMKFAPGTFTAVMGPSGSGKSTFLHCAAGLDRPTSGSVSIDGQPLAGLSERKLTELRRERIGFVFQSFNLLPTLNVWQNVCLPQELDGRRTDKAAVRQVLERVGLGDRYNHRPSELSGGQQQRVAIARALVARPAVIFADEPTGALDTQTAADVLELLREPVRTQGQTVVMVTHDPVAASYADQVVFLADGVLAGSLTEPTAEQVADRMTHLGARSNLQVVAG, from the coding sequence ATGAGGAAACGGACGCAGGAAGCAGTCGACGGGACCGGGTACTCGGTCGTCCTGCAGGAGGTACGTCGCGTGTACGGCCGCGGCGGGAACGCGGTGACGGCGCTGAACGGGATCTCGATGAAGTTCGCCCCCGGGACGTTCACCGCGGTGATGGGGCCGTCCGGGTCCGGCAAGAGTACGTTCCTGCACTGCGCCGCGGGGCTCGACCGCCCGACCTCGGGCAGCGTGTCCATCGACGGGCAGCCGCTGGCCGGGTTGAGCGAGCGGAAGCTGACCGAGCTCCGGCGGGAGCGGATCGGGTTCGTGTTCCAGTCCTTCAATCTGCTGCCCACGTTGAACGTCTGGCAGAACGTCTGCCTGCCGCAGGAGCTCGACGGCCGCCGTACGGACAAGGCCGCCGTACGCCAGGTGCTGGAGCGCGTCGGCCTCGGTGATCGGTACAACCACCGCCCGAGCGAGTTGTCCGGCGGTCAGCAGCAGCGGGTCGCGATCGCCCGTGCGCTGGTCGCGCGTCCGGCGGTGATCTTCGCGGACGAGCCGACCGGTGCGCTCGACACCCAGACCGCTGCCGACGTACTCGAACTGCTCCGCGAGCCGGTCCGGACGCAGGGCCAGACGGTGGTGATGGTCACGCACGACCCGGTCGCCGCGTCGTACGCCGACCAGGTGGTGTTCCTCGCCGACGGCGTACTGGCCGGCAGCCTGACCGAGCCCACCGCGGAGCAGGTGGCCGACCGGATGACGCACCTCGGCGCCCGCTCGAACCTGCAGGTCGTGGCGGGATGA
- a CDS encoding ABC transporter permease: MMRLALRTLRYRKSGFLATFVAVVFGTAIVMACGGLMETGIRSNVEPQRLAASALVLTGKQSHLRPGAEDATPLPERVGVPVNLLPQIRSVPGVTSATGDYSFTATTTAAARGASAAPTVAEGHNWSSAVLAPYHLSAGRAPLSGEVVVPSGTIGRSLTFLINGEPRTFTISGLAGGPAGHAFFSDADAAHLVRNPERFADVGVQVAPGTDLDAVRKNLQAIDTDLTVTTGVDRGLAEHPDAESHRTALIAIAGSFGGIATMTMMFVVASTLALAAQHREREFALLRGIGTTPGQVRRMILGEALLVSLPAVVLGCLPGIFLGRFLFDQLGAHGVASPVIEFSQGWIPFAAGAGAAVLAAIGAALIAARKSAKIRPIEALAEASLQRKWFSWIRLFLGLVALGGGLALLIVTATVMSGPLAASTAGPSVLCWAIGVALLGPFWTKSVLAFWRWPIQALTRVNGRLAIRNLSARSVALSAAVVPVMLAVGISTANLYMQTTQVHASSEAFTRDLRADAVLVSDAGLSPKVLQQVRAVPGVASASAYVRSMGAVDDPRNAPFDEDGVPVVGVDAQGADGTAPVRLTAGSLSGLSGLTAAVPDSMASKTGRGVGSDITMTLGDGTTVKLRIVGTFAAERGYETIMLPASLVAAHTTDGLTKQILVRASPGADVRPALARLAAVHPGVQVADRSALVATNVEDLQTQAWVNYMLVGMLIAYTAVSVVNTLVSTTLRRRREFALQRLTGSTRFQVLRMLTTESTLVTLIGITLGTAVALACLLPFSSKVSGSAIPTGPAWIYLAIAGAAAVLTFGSTLVPATAALRHSPTHPTHAD, from the coding sequence ATGATGCGGCTCGCGCTCCGCACGTTGCGCTATCGCAAGAGTGGATTCCTGGCGACGTTCGTCGCGGTCGTCTTCGGTACGGCGATCGTGATGGCGTGCGGCGGCCTGATGGAAACCGGCATCCGCTCGAACGTCGAACCCCAACGCCTGGCCGCATCCGCCCTCGTCCTCACCGGCAAACAGTCCCACCTCCGCCCCGGCGCCGAAGACGCCACTCCCCTCCCCGAACGCGTAGGGGTCCCGGTCAACCTCCTCCCCCAAATCCGTTCAGTACCAGGCGTCACCTCCGCCACCGGCGACTACAGCTTCACCGCCACCACCACCGCGGCCGCGCGCGGCGCGAGCGCGGCGCCGACGGTTGCCGAGGGCCACAACTGGTCGTCGGCGGTGCTTGCGCCCTACCACCTCAGTGCTGGGCGTGCGCCGCTGTCCGGGGAGGTGGTTGTTCCGTCGGGGACGATAGGTAGGTCCCTCACGTTTCTGATCAACGGAGAACCGCGCACCTTCACCATCAGCGGGCTGGCGGGCGGCCCGGCGGGGCACGCGTTCTTCTCCGACGCTGATGCCGCACACCTCGTCCGCAATCCGGAGCGCTTCGCCGATGTCGGCGTACAAGTTGCTCCCGGCACCGACCTCGACGCCGTACGGAAGAACCTGCAGGCGATCGACACCGACCTGACAGTCACCACCGGCGTCGACCGCGGCCTCGCCGAGCACCCCGACGCCGAATCCCACCGGACCGCCCTGATCGCGATCGCCGGCTCCTTCGGCGGTATCGCGACCATGACGATGATGTTCGTCGTCGCCTCCACGCTGGCCCTCGCCGCGCAGCATCGCGAGCGCGAGTTCGCCCTCCTCCGCGGCATCGGCACCACCCCCGGACAGGTACGCCGGATGATCCTCGGCGAAGCCCTGCTGGTCTCGCTGCCCGCCGTCGTACTCGGCTGCCTACCCGGCATCTTCCTCGGCCGCTTCCTCTTCGACCAGCTCGGCGCCCACGGCGTCGCCTCCCCGGTCATCGAGTTCTCCCAGGGCTGGATCCCGTTCGCCGCCGGCGCCGGCGCCGCAGTACTCGCCGCCATCGGAGCGGCCCTGATCGCCGCCCGGAAGTCCGCCAAGATCCGCCCGATCGAAGCCCTCGCCGAGGCCTCGCTGCAACGCAAATGGTTCAGCTGGATCCGTCTGTTCCTCGGCCTGGTCGCTCTCGGCGGCGGACTCGCCCTGCTGATCGTCACCGCAACCGTCATGAGCGGCCCGCTCGCCGCCTCGACTGCCGGCCCGTCCGTCCTCTGCTGGGCAATCGGCGTCGCCCTCCTCGGCCCGTTCTGGACCAAGTCCGTACTGGCGTTCTGGCGCTGGCCGATCCAGGCGCTGACCCGAGTCAACGGACGCCTCGCGATCCGGAACCTCTCGGCCCGCTCGGTCGCCCTTTCGGCAGCAGTAGTCCCTGTGATGCTTGCCGTCGGTATCTCGACCGCGAACCTGTACATGCAGACCACCCAGGTCCACGCATCCTCGGAGGCATTCACCCGCGACCTCCGTGCAGACGCCGTACTGGTGTCGGACGCCGGCCTCTCCCCGAAGGTCCTCCAACAGGTCCGCGCAGTACCCGGCGTCGCGAGCGCCTCGGCGTACGTCCGCAGCATGGGCGCCGTCGACGACCCGCGCAACGCCCCGTTCGACGAGGACGGTGTACCGGTGGTCGGCGTCGACGCACAAGGTGCCGACGGTACGGCGCCCGTACGACTGACCGCCGGATCGCTCTCCGGCCTGAGCGGGCTGACGGCCGCCGTACCGGACAGCATGGCGTCCAAGACCGGCCGCGGCGTCGGCTCGGACATCACGATGACGCTCGGCGACGGGACCACCGTGAAGCTGCGGATCGTCGGGACGTTCGCCGCCGAACGCGGGTACGAAACGATCATGCTCCCCGCGTCACTGGTCGCCGCGCACACCACCGACGGTCTCACCAAGCAGATCCTGGTCCGCGCCTCGCCTGGTGCCGACGTACGACCGGCGCTCGCCAGACTCGCGGCCGTCCACCCCGGCGTCCAGGTGGCAGACCGCAGCGCACTCGTCGCCACGAACGTCGAGGACCTGCAGACGCAGGCGTGGGTCAACTACATGCTGGTCGGCATGCTGATCGCGTACACGGCAGTCTCGGTCGTCAACACGCTGGTGTCGACGACCCTGCGCCGCCGCCGCGAGTTCGCCCTCCAACGGCTGACCGGTTCCACCCGCTTCCAGGTACTACGGATGCTCACCACTGAGAGCACACTGGTCACGCTGATCGGCATCACGCTCGGTACGGCGGTGGCGCTGGCCTGCCTGCTCCCGTTCTCGTCCAAGGTCTCCGGCAGCGCGATCCCCACCGGTCCCGCCTGGATCTACCTGGCCATCGCAGGCGCAGCCGCCGTACTCACCTTCGGCTCCACGCTCGTCCCGGCAACCGCCGCCCTCCGCCACTCCCCCACCCACCCCACCCACGCCGACTAG